One window of Herpetosiphon gulosus genomic DNA carries:
- the ilvA gene encoding threonine ammonia-lyase, with protein MPTIDDIYAAAHVLGSIITQTPLLPAEQLSQELGGQIIYKAENTQRAGSFKVRGAYTKINSLSDEEKARGVITHSAGNHAQGVALAAQLNGIKATVVMPEFAPLAKITSAQRMGAEVILHGASFDDAGSYARELQAQTGATYVHAFDDPFTIAGQGTLGLEIADQLPDQGGTVVVPIGGGGMMAGIALALRSLRPNVRLIGVQAAGCPSMIASQQAGKPIAVPHAATICDGIAVKRPGELTLPIINQLVDDIVTVDDDAAARALVHILQYSRMVVEGAGAVGVAALLEGAIRLRPNEPTLVVLSGGNIDGNFLARIIEQVLVKQGRYLRVRTSVPDRPGNLAPLVNAIAQAGANVIDISHRRAVWQLPLDRVGIEMILEVRDEAHGQSIIDMLETHGYHIERFGQRVWPV; from the coding sequence ATGCCAACGATTGATGACATTTATGCCGCAGCCCATGTTTTAGGCTCGATTATCACCCAAACGCCGCTCTTGCCAGCCGAACAACTGAGCCAAGAGCTTGGTGGCCAAATTATTTACAAAGCCGAAAATACCCAACGTGCTGGCTCGTTCAAAGTTCGTGGAGCATATACCAAAATCAACTCGCTCTCCGATGAAGAAAAAGCTCGTGGCGTAATTACCCATTCGGCAGGCAACCATGCCCAAGGCGTGGCCTTAGCCGCTCAATTGAATGGCATTAAAGCTACCGTCGTGATGCCTGAGTTTGCTCCCTTGGCCAAAATTACGTCGGCCCAACGCATGGGTGCAGAGGTGATTTTGCATGGGGCTTCGTTTGATGATGCTGGGTCGTATGCCCGCGAACTCCAAGCTCAAACTGGCGCAACCTATGTTCATGCCTTCGATGATCCCTTTACAATTGCTGGACAAGGCACGCTCGGCTTAGAAATTGCCGATCAATTGCCCGACCAAGGCGGCACGGTGGTTGTGCCAATCGGTGGTGGCGGAATGATGGCAGGGATTGCCCTGGCCTTGCGTTCGCTCCGCCCCAATGTGCGCTTGATCGGAGTGCAGGCGGCAGGCTGCCCTTCGATGATCGCCTCGCAACAAGCAGGCAAGCCGATTGCCGTGCCGCATGCCGCCACCATCTGTGATGGGATTGCAGTCAAACGACCAGGCGAATTGACCTTGCCGATTATCAATCAGTTGGTTGATGATATTGTCACGGTTGACGATGATGCGGCGGCACGGGCGCTCGTGCATATCTTGCAATATAGCCGCATGGTGGTTGAGGGAGCAGGAGCAGTTGGCGTGGCCGCCTTGCTTGAAGGGGCAATTCGTTTGCGTCCCAATGAGCCAACCTTGGTGGTGCTCAGCGGTGGCAATATCGATGGCAACTTCCTTGCGCGGATTATTGAACAAGTTTTGGTCAAACAAGGTCGCTATTTACGCGTTCGGACCAGTGTCCCTGATCGTCCGGGAAATCTCGCTCCCTTAGTTAATGCCATTGCCCAAGCTGGCGCGAATGTCATCGATATTAGCCATCGGCGGGCAGTTTGGCAACTCCCCCTCGATCGGGTGGGAATTGAGATGATTCTCGAAGTGCGCGATGAAGCGCATGGCCAATCTATCATTGACATGTTGGAAACACACGGCTATCACATCGAGCGTTTTGGCCAGCGTGTGTGGCCTGTGTAA
- a CDS encoding HAD family hydrolase has product MPIRMIATDIDLTLLDDRGQLPPTNIEALALAARQGIRVVLATARRREAAQEVAQRLHIPTALVCHNGARVWDERGREIAHHTIDLELAQRIAAMADKRSLPIVFTIDETNFVTAQASNLVGSRTVCTPVSSLELIVRLAPTRILCHGELATRAVEEILGRNSQLKQFRYLRSTGEVYSAVISHAEATKERALEHLCQAWNIQQSEVLAIGDADADVGMLRWAGVGVSLTGSMQQAIEAADWVAPSARFGGVAVAVHRYVLQHQNVRS; this is encoded by the coding sequence ATGCCAATTCGAATGATTGCAACCGATATTGACCTTACCCTGCTTGATGATCGCGGCCAATTGCCCCCGACCAATATCGAGGCGTTGGCCTTAGCTGCTCGTCAAGGGATTCGCGTGGTTTTAGCCACTGCCCGCCGTCGTGAAGCTGCTCAAGAAGTTGCTCAGCGTTTACATATTCCAACTGCGCTGGTTTGCCATAATGGTGCCCGCGTTTGGGATGAACGTGGGCGCGAAATTGCCCATCACACCATCGATTTGGAGTTGGCGCAACGTATCGCAGCTATGGCCGATAAGCGTAGCTTGCCAATTGTTTTTACGATTGATGAAACCAATTTTGTCACGGCCCAAGCCAGCAATTTGGTTGGCTCACGCACAGTCTGCACACCTGTGTCATCATTAGAATTGATTGTGCGGCTTGCTCCCACCCGCATTCTGTGCCATGGCGAGTTGGCAACCCGTGCAGTTGAAGAGATTTTGGGGCGTAATTCGCAATTAAAGCAATTTCGCTATTTGCGCAGCACTGGCGAAGTGTACTCAGCAGTTATTTCCCATGCCGAGGCCACCAAAGAACGCGCCTTGGAACATCTCTGTCAGGCGTGGAACATTCAGCAAAGTGAGGTGCTAGCAATTGGCGATGCTGATGCTGATGTGGGAATGTTGCGCTGGGCCGGAGTTGGGGTTTCATTAACTGGCAGTATGCAACAAGCGATCGAAGCTGCCGATTGGGTTGCACCTTCGGCGCGTTTCGGCGGAGTCGCCGTCGCAGTGCATCGCTATGTCTTACAACATCAAAATGTCCGTTCCTAG
- the rdgB gene encoding RdgB/HAM1 family non-canonical purine NTP pyrophosphatase, whose translation MQKLLIGSNNAHKVGELRAIFSGLPFELLTLADAGIDYEVEETGTTFVENARLKAETYAQISGLPTLADDSGLEVAALDGKPGIYTARWALPDPTNPHRAYARVLEELKGKPFHDRIARFVCVIAIAWPGQPAEVVEGILPGVIAEQPRGVGGFGYDPVFYLLDYDKHLAELDPEEKNRISHRGQACALAREVLDRLAK comes from the coding sequence ATGCAAAAGCTATTAATTGGTTCAAATAATGCCCATAAAGTCGGTGAACTACGGGCAATTTTCAGTGGCTTGCCATTTGAGTTGCTAACGTTGGCCGATGCAGGCATTGATTACGAAGTTGAGGAAACTGGCACAACCTTTGTTGAAAATGCCCGTTTGAAGGCCGAAACCTATGCCCAAATCAGTGGTTTGCCAACCTTAGCCGACGATTCAGGGCTGGAAGTAGCAGCACTCGATGGCAAACCTGGCATCTACACTGCCCGCTGGGCTTTGCCCGACCCAACTAATCCGCATCGGGCTTATGCTCGGGTGCTGGAAGAACTCAAAGGTAAACCATTTCATGATCGGATTGCCCGCTTCGTCTGTGTAATTGCGATTGCATGGCCCGGCCAGCCAGCTGAGGTAGTTGAGGGAATTTTACCTGGGGTAATTGCCGAGCAACCGCGTGGAGTCGGCGGCTTTGGCTATGACCCGGTATTTTACCTTTTGGATTATGACAAGCATCTGGCTGAACTTGATCCTGAGGAAAAAAACCGCATCAGCCATCGTGGACAAGCTTGCGCTCTTGCACGTGAAGTCTTGGATCGCTTGGCAAAGTAG
- a CDS encoding spermidine/putrescine ABC transporter substrate-binding protein — MKLRRFGLVLMVLSLLVACGEASSTAVPTTAPAGTATGSNIGSVDRSKLSETLRIYAWGEYVPEDVPQLFESEFGVKVTVDTYSSNEEMAAKIRAGNSGYDLIQPSDYMVALLAEGNYLAKIDLANIPNIANIDPANMGLYYDPNNEFSVPYLWGTTGIAYDKTAVSPAPTSWSILFDPAQLSAYKGRVSMLNDEREVIGAAMLFLGKDRNSSDAADLEAAKKVLIEQKPLLAKYNSDNVYQDLASGEVVLAQSWNNYTGLAMIDNENIEWVIPQEGGVIWQDTMAIVAGTPNQYTAEVFIDFMNRPEIAAKVADFTGALTPNVKGEPLIGDDLKAVYPKIKPSAEDRKRLDWLRKGQNATAFSDVWSAVKSQ, encoded by the coding sequence ATGAAACTACGTCGCTTTGGGCTGGTGCTCATGGTATTGAGTTTGTTGGTAGCCTGTGGCGAAGCTAGCTCAACTGCTGTTCCGACAACTGCGCCTGCTGGTACGGCCACTGGCTCGAATATTGGCTCGGTTGATCGCAGTAAGTTAAGCGAAACGCTGCGGATCTATGCTTGGGGCGAGTATGTTCCCGAAGATGTGCCACAACTATTTGAGAGCGAATTTGGGGTCAAAGTTACGGTTGATACCTATTCATCGAACGAAGAAATGGCTGCCAAAATTCGGGCTGGCAATTCGGGCTACGATTTGATTCAACCTTCAGATTATATGGTGGCATTATTGGCCGAGGGCAATTATTTGGCCAAAATTGATTTGGCGAATATTCCCAACATTGCCAATATCGACCCAGCCAATATGGGTTTGTATTACGACCCAAACAATGAATTTTCAGTGCCATACTTGTGGGGAACCACGGGGATTGCCTACGATAAAACCGCAGTTTCGCCTGCCCCAACTAGCTGGTCGATTTTGTTTGACCCAGCCCAATTGAGCGCCTACAAAGGTCGCGTGAGCATGCTCAACGACGAGCGCGAAGTGATTGGCGCAGCCATGCTGTTCTTGGGCAAAGATCGCAACTCCAGCGATGCGGCAGATCTCGAAGCTGCCAAAAAGGTGTTGATTGAACAAAAACCGTTATTAGCCAAATATAACAGCGATAATGTCTATCAAGATTTGGCTTCGGGCGAAGTGGTTTTGGCCCAATCGTGGAATAATTACACTGGTTTGGCCATGATCGATAATGAAAACATCGAGTGGGTGATTCCGCAAGAGGGCGGCGTGATTTGGCAAGATACTATGGCGATTGTGGCTGGCACGCCCAATCAATATACTGCCGAAGTGTTCATTGATTTTATGAATCGGCCAGAAATTGCCGCCAAAGTAGCTGATTTTACTGGTGCTTTAACTCCCAATGTCAAGGGCGAACCATTGATCGGCGATGATCTCAAGGCTGTGTATCCCAAGATCAAGCCCAGCGCTGAAGATCGCAAACGCCTTGACTGGCTGCGCAAAGGCCAAAATGCCACGGCATTTTCTGATGTTTGGTCGGCAGTTAAATCGCAGTAG
- a CDS encoding ABC transporter permease — MMAKILADKRIETQHGRSRPVAKRHMPWGTWALTLNAIFVYTFLYVPIIVLVLFSFNAAKVGAQWQGFTLQWYNELFADARLGDALWTSLKIAGSSTLIATTIGTLAALALEKRGWWGRKTFDTALYLPVIIPDVVMAVSLLGFFTLAFRQFQALIGLNLAMGLWTVIISHVAFNISFVTVVVGTSLANFDRRLEEAAADLGATPWQTFWRIKFPLIGPGVLGGALLSFTLSLDDFVVTFFTRGPGVNTLTTEVYGRIKKSISPEINAISSLMLLASTTLVVASLWMQRRRQA; from the coding sequence ATGATGGCGAAAATCCTGGCTGATAAGCGCATCGAAACCCAGCACGGGCGTTCGCGCCCAGTGGCCAAACGGCACATGCCTTGGGGTACATGGGCGCTAACGCTGAATGCGATTTTCGTCTACACCTTCTTGTATGTGCCGATTATTGTGCTGGTGTTGTTTTCGTTCAATGCGGCCAAAGTTGGAGCACAATGGCAAGGCTTTACGCTGCAATGGTATAACGAATTGTTTGCTGATGCTCGGTTGGGTGATGCACTCTGGACAAGCCTTAAGATTGCTGGCTCATCGACCTTGATTGCGACCACCATTGGCACCTTGGCCGCCTTAGCGCTGGAAAAACGTGGTTGGTGGGGCCGCAAAACCTTTGATACAGCGCTCTATCTGCCAGTGATTATTCCCGATGTGGTGATGGCTGTCTCGCTTTTAGGGTTCTTTACCTTGGCCTTCCGTCAATTTCAAGCCTTGATCGGCTTGAACTTAGCCATGGGTTTGTGGACAGTAATTATCTCGCATGTGGCCTTCAATATTTCGTTTGTGACGGTGGTGGTTGGCACAAGTTTGGCCAATTTTGATCGGCGCTTGGAAGAAGCTGCCGCCGATTTGGGCGCAACGCCATGGCAAACCTTTTGGCGCATCAAGTTTCCTTTGATTGGGCCTGGGGTTTTGGGCGGGGCGTTGCTTTCGTTTACGCTCTCGCTTGATGATTTTGTGGTAACCTTTTTTACCCGTGGCCCAGGAGTTAACACCTTGACGACTGAAGTCTATGGGCGGATCAAAAAATCAATTTCGCCTGAGATTAATGCAATCTCAAGCTTGATGTTACTGGCCTCGACAACCTTGGTTGTGGCTTCGTTGTGGATGCAACGCCGTCGCCAAGCCTAA
- a CDS encoding ABC transporter permease, translated as MYNARTEQRRAWLQASPALIWLGFFFLAPLVLILIYSFQGRADDGTVLWNWSLANYQKLFADGAFWRTLWLSTWIALVVTAITLVVSYPLAFFMATRSPKIRGVLVLAVMIPFWTNFLVRIYAWKVLLGNNGVLNRFLGQFDLGPLQIINSPSAVIMALIYGELPYMILPLYAALERFDWVQLEAARDLGAGRFQTFWRVLLPQTLPGITAGSILVFVPTVGTFAVSDILGGTSVNMVGNTLSLQFGSASNWAYGSAISMIFMLLLLGAILLYFKATREVDDGENPG; from the coding sequence ATGTATAATGCGCGAACTGAGCAACGTCGTGCCTGGTTGCAAGCCTCGCCTGCCCTGATTTGGCTGGGCTTCTTCTTTTTGGCTCCCTTGGTGCTCATTTTAATTTATTCATTTCAAGGCCGTGCCGACGATGGCACAGTGCTCTGGAATTGGTCGCTGGCGAATTATCAAAAGCTGTTCGCTGATGGCGCGTTTTGGCGCACGCTCTGGCTTTCGACCTGGATTGCGCTGGTAGTAACCGCGATCACCTTGGTGGTCAGTTATCCCTTGGCCTTTTTTATGGCAACCCGCAGCCCCAAAATTCGCGGTGTGTTGGTGCTTGCAGTCATGATTCCCTTTTGGACTAACTTTCTGGTGCGGATTTACGCCTGGAAAGTGTTGCTTGGCAATAATGGCGTGCTCAATCGCTTTTTAGGTCAATTTGATCTAGGTCCGTTGCAAATTATCAATAGCCCAAGTGCGGTGATTATGGCGCTAATCTATGGCGAATTGCCGTATATGATTTTGCCCTTATATGCAGCGCTTGAACGCTTCGATTGGGTGCAACTTGAGGCAGCCCGTGATTTAGGCGCTGGGCGATTTCAAACATTTTGGCGTGTGCTCTTGCCCCAAACCTTGCCAGGCATTACGGCTGGCTCAATTTTGGTGTTTGTGCCGACCGTTGGTACGTTCGCCGTCTCAGATATTTTGGGCGGTACAAGTGTGAATATGGTTGGCAATACCCTGAGTTTACAATTTGGTTCAGCCTCGAATTGGGCTTATGGCTCAGCAATTTCGATGATTTTTATGCTGTTACTCTTGGGCGCAATCTTGCTCTATTTCAAAGCTACACGGGAGGTAGATGATGGCGAAAATCCTGGCTGA
- a CDS encoding ABC transporter ATP-binding protein: MNTPTWAVELDHVTKEFRGSVAVRDISLKIADGEFFSLLGPSGCGKTTLLRMIAGFENPSSGDIYIEGVLMGETPANRRDVNTVFQSYALFPHMSVAENVAFGLHMKNINKADIATRVKQALDMVQLGTFGDRRPKQLSGGQQQRVALARALINEPEVLLLDEPLAALDLKLRKEMQLELKSIQQRLGITFIFVTHDQEEALTMSDRIAVMELGKVLQVGQPTEIYERPKTRFVADFIGECNFIDGTVLAVENGAVTLETDGGVRVVGTGMFPVAAGDHAVLAVRPEKVRLVEGQQPQGTNVFAAIVERVAYIGSDTRIIVRLPDGSPFDVWEANTVSTLDPNQYYTAGDPVYVTWATQNSLILER; this comes from the coding sequence ATGAACACACCCACTTGGGCGGTGGAACTCGACCACGTAACCAAAGAATTTCGCGGCAGCGTAGCCGTTCGTGATATTTCGTTAAAGATCGCGGACGGTGAATTTTTTTCGCTGCTTGGCCCCTCTGGCTGTGGTAAAACCACACTACTTCGCATGATCGCTGGCTTTGAAAACCCCAGCAGTGGCGACATTTATATTGAAGGCGTGTTGATGGGTGAAACCCCCGCCAATCGCCGTGATGTCAATACTGTTTTTCAGAGTTATGCGCTATTTCCCCATATGTCGGTGGCAGAAAATGTAGCCTTTGGCTTGCACATGAAAAACATCAACAAGGCCGATATTGCCACGCGGGTGAAGCAAGCCTTGGATATGGTGCAACTTGGCACATTTGGTGATCGTCGCCCCAAACAACTTTCTGGTGGCCAGCAGCAACGGGTAGCTTTAGCCCGGGCCTTGATTAACGAACCAGAAGTTTTGTTGCTCGATGAACCACTGGCTGCGCTTGATCTGAAGCTGCGCAAAGAAATGCAATTGGAACTCAAAAGCATTCAGCAGCGCTTAGGCATTACCTTTATCTTTGTCACCCACGATCAAGAAGAAGCTCTGACCATGAGTGACCGAATTGCGGTGATGGAATTGGGCAAGGTGCTGCAAGTTGGTCAGCCCACCGAAATTTATGAACGCCCCAAAACACGCTTTGTCGCCGATTTTATTGGTGAATGCAATTTTATTGATGGTACGGTGCTGGCGGTTGAAAACGGTGCGGTAACCTTGGAGACTGATGGTGGTGTGCGGGTTGTGGGTACTGGCATGTTTCCGGTTGCCGCTGGTGATCATGCAGTGCTAGCCGTCCGGCCTGAGAAAGTCCGATTGGTGGAAGGTCAACAGCCCCAAGGTACAAATGTATTTGCTGCAATTGTTGAGCGCGTCGCCTATATTGGTTCTGATACGCGGATTATTGTGCGTTTGCCTGATGGTTCGCCGTTTGATGTCTGGGAAGCCAACACGGTTTCGACGCTTGATCCAAATCAATATTATACCGCTGGCGACCCTGTGTATGTGACATGGGCCACTCAAAATAGCCTCATTCTCGAACGTTAA
- a CDS encoding nucleoside hydrolase produces the protein MGLRLIVDSDLAIDDWLALGYVARHPAIDLLAITVAATGEAHANPAIKRAHGLLCLAEHAAVPIGAGRKRPLRGNNRFPWYLRWAMDVGLLLPVPKVQQSQTLSALDLLLQQLLGSEQPITLLCIGPLTNIGELLQLHPTIAARIKRLVIMGGAVHVAGNINSIIRTNNLTAEWNIYIDPYATQLVLESGLPITLVPLDVTNSVPVGSSFFELLEPTPKTAIAAHIKRVLQRIQKINRGLYFWDPLAAFVAVHPELVQYQPMRLKVVETAGAEQGRLVEAADGALVDVCIGVDRAYFEQHFWQIVNRVAE, from the coding sequence GTGGGATTACGATTAATTGTTGATAGCGATTTAGCAATTGATGATTGGTTGGCCTTAGGCTATGTGGCACGTCATCCAGCGATTGATTTATTGGCGATCACGGTTGCGGCGACAGGCGAGGCTCATGCTAATCCTGCCATCAAGCGTGCTCATGGCTTGTTATGCTTGGCTGAGCATGCGGCTGTGCCGATTGGGGCAGGTCGCAAGCGGCCACTACGTGGCAATAACCGCTTTCCTTGGTATTTGCGTTGGGCCATGGATGTGGGCTTATTGCTGCCCGTGCCTAAAGTGCAACAATCCCAAACGCTATCCGCACTTGATCTGCTGCTACAACAATTATTAGGTAGCGAGCAGCCAATTACCTTGCTTTGCATCGGCCCTTTGACCAATATTGGTGAGTTGTTGCAACTCCACCCCACAATTGCCGCGCGGATCAAGCGTTTGGTGATTATGGGTGGAGCGGTGCATGTGGCTGGCAATATCAATAGCATTATTCGCACAAATAATTTGACAGCTGAATGGAATATCTACATCGACCCTTATGCCACACAGCTTGTATTGGAATCGGGCCTGCCAATCACCTTGGTTCCGTTGGATGTGACCAATAGCGTGCCCGTTGGAAGCAGCTTTTTTGAATTGCTCGAACCAACTCCCAAGACTGCGATTGCTGCGCATATTAAACGAGTGCTTCAACGGATTCAGAAGATCAATCGTGGTCTCTATTTTTGGGACCCACTAGCGGCGTTTGTGGCAGTCCATCCTGAGTTAGTCCAATATCAACCAATGCGCTTGAAGGTGGTCGAAACGGCGGGTGCTGAACAAGGACGTTTGGTCGAAGCTGCTGATGGAGCCTTGGTTGATGTGTGTATTGGCGTTGATCGTGCCTATTTTGAGCAACATTTTTGGCAGATTGTTAATCGTGTTGCCGAGTAA
- a CDS encoding glycoside hydrolase family 31 protein, with translation MEHSSMFTLDQRDARSCLFKRANQQIRISICSEQLIRVCISNDAPLARRSWAVNRADDAWEAFAWSVSGNSDSTSIETTKLKVNVAHADGRITFTNLDQQPFFSDVTAANYNADGWVVSKQIYNSEHFYGFGERTGWLEKTGQHFLNWTLDPEPHHSPRVDNMYATMPVFMGLQPNLCYGVFFNTSFRSSIDVGATDAALLSLKTQGPDLDYYVVLGTTPAEITATWRELLGAMPLPAYWALGYHQSRWGYDSSITMQAIADELRARNIPCDAIHFDIDYMDGYRVFTWHPEHFAQPVQLLQNLARDGFNIVTIIDPGVKTDPNYAVFAEGIANDYFIKRADGTLFSGYVWPDDSAFADFTRADVREWWGNLHKILIDAGVRGIWDDMNEPTVFDRPFSEGGGNGGTIDLNAPQGSADEPTTHAEVHNLYGLLMARATYEGLRQLRPNERPFVLTRSGFAGLSRWATLWTGDNSALWEHLEMMLPQIANLGLSGIPFVGVDIGGFFGNASPELWARWVQVGAFLPFCRGHSCSGTRPAEPWAFGERTEAIARAYLSLRYRLLPYLYTLFYQASTTGAPIIRPLVYEFATDPTTHSLHDQVLCGSQLMLAPIVRPGAEYRSVYLPAGEWYDWWTGERIKGSQHILVHAPLERLPLYVRGGAILTLGPVLNYTSEASLDPLTLDVYPSGTSEWTLYEDDGISFDYEKGQAATTTFGCVETEQAIRLTIAARQGAWQPAPRTIVVNLHSLPPKAVLFDTNAIEWVYADGATTVSFADDGLAHTLEVQL, from the coding sequence ATGGAACATTCATCAATGTTTACACTTGATCAACGTGATGCACGTAGTTGTCTGTTTAAACGGGCAAATCAGCAAATTCGCATCAGCATCTGTAGCGAACAGCTAATTCGGGTTTGTATTAGCAATGATGCGCCATTAGCACGGCGTTCATGGGCGGTTAATCGCGCTGATGATGCGTGGGAAGCATTTGCATGGTCGGTTTCCGGAAATTCAGATTCAACCAGCATTGAGACGACAAAGCTCAAGGTAAATGTTGCACATGCTGATGGTCGAATTACATTTACCAATCTAGATCAGCAGCCATTTTTTAGTGATGTTACAGCGGCAAACTACAATGCCGATGGATGGGTTGTTAGTAAGCAAATTTATAATTCTGAGCATTTTTATGGTTTTGGTGAACGCACTGGCTGGCTTGAAAAAACAGGTCAGCATTTTTTAAATTGGACACTTGATCCTGAACCGCACCATAGCCCACGCGTTGATAATATGTATGCGACAATGCCAGTTTTTATGGGCTTGCAGCCTAATCTATGTTATGGCGTGTTTTTCAATACATCATTTCGCTCAAGTATTGATGTTGGGGCGACTGATGCTGCTTTGTTGAGCTTAAAAACGCAAGGCCCAGATCTCGATTATTATGTGGTTTTAGGCACAACACCCGCCGAAATTACGGCTACTTGGCGCGAATTATTAGGGGCAATGCCCTTACCTGCCTATTGGGCGCTTGGTTATCATCAAAGTCGCTGGGGTTACGATTCAAGCATTACAATGCAGGCAATTGCTGATGAATTACGCGCCCGCAATATCCCGTGCGATGCAATTCATTTTGATATTGATTATATGGATGGCTATCGGGTTTTTACCTGGCATCCTGAACATTTTGCACAGCCAGTTCAATTGTTGCAAAATTTGGCTCGCGATGGCTTCAATATCGTAACAATTATCGATCCTGGGGTCAAAACTGACCCAAATTATGCAGTATTTGCCGAAGGAATTGCCAACGATTATTTTATCAAACGAGCCGATGGGACGTTATTCAGTGGCTATGTTTGGCCTGATGATAGCGCATTTGCCGATTTTACCCGTGCTGATGTGCGCGAATGGTGGGGAAATTTACATAAGATCTTGATCGATGCTGGAGTACGCGGCATTTGGGATGATATGAACGAACCAACCGTGTTTGATCGACCTTTTAGCGAAGGTGGTGGCAATGGTGGCACGATCGACCTGAATGCACCGCAAGGATCTGCCGATGAGCCTACAACTCACGCCGAAGTGCATAATTTGTATGGTTTGTTGATGGCGCGTGCCACCTATGAAGGCTTACGGCAATTGCGCCCCAATGAGCGGCCATTTGTATTAACTCGCTCAGGCTTTGCTGGCCTGTCGCGTTGGGCAACCTTGTGGACTGGCGATAATTCGGCGTTGTGGGAACATTTAGAAATGATGTTGCCGCAAATTGCTAACTTGGGGCTTTCGGGAATACCGTTTGTTGGCGTGGATATTGGTGGATTTTTTGGCAATGCTTCGCCAGAATTATGGGCGCGTTGGGTTCAAGTTGGGGCATTTTTGCCGTTCTGTCGTGGCCACTCTTGTTCGGGTACTCGTCCGGCTGAGCCGTGGGCCTTTGGCGAACGTACTGAAGCAATCGCGCGGGCCTACCTCAGTTTGCGCTATCGTTTATTGCCCTATTTGTATACCTTGTTTTATCAGGCTTCAACCACAGGTGCGCCAATTATTCGGCCATTGGTGTATGAATTTGCGACTGATCCGACCACTCACAGCTTACATGATCAGGTGTTGTGTGGCTCGCAATTAATGCTTGCGCCGATTGTCCGGCCTGGGGCTGAATATCGCTCGGTTTATTTGCCAGCTGGCGAGTGGTACGATTGGTGGACTGGCGAGCGGATCAAGGGTTCGCAGCATATTTTGGTGCATGCGCCGCTTGAACGTTTGCCGCTCTATGTACGGGGCGGGGCGATTTTGACCCTCGGCCCAGTCCTCAACTATACCAGCGAAGCTTCGCTTGATCCTCTGACGCTCGATGTCTATCCCAGCGGCACAAGCGAATGGACGCTCTACGAGGACGATGGCATTTCATTTGATTATGAAAAAGGCCAAGCAGCGACCACAACGTTTGGCTGTGTTGAAACTGAGCAAGCAATTAGGTTGACGATTGCCGCCCGCCAAGGTGCTTGGCAACCTGCCCCGCGCACAATCGTGGTCAATCTGCATTCGTTGCCGCCCAAAGCAGTCTTGTTTGATACGAATGCAATCGAATGGGTCTACGCCGACGGCGCGACGACCGTGAGTTTTGCTGACGATGGCTTGGCGCACACGCTTGAGGTGCAATTGTAA